From Chryseobacterium sp. H1D6B, a single genomic window includes:
- a CDS encoding alpha-ketoacid dehydrogenase subunit alpha/beta, with protein sequence MENTLHEKVSQDILLKAYNHMMLAKAMADIYEENRNICKYVHSTSRGHEAIQLATAYQLKKEDWVSPYYRDESLLLGIGFQPYDLMLQLLAKADDPFSGGRSYYSHPSSRNESMPKIIHQSSATGMQTIPTTGVAQGIKYIQDFDLQHFENNPVVVCSLGDNSVTEGEVSEALQFAALHQLPIIFLVQDNDWGISVTKEEARTCDAYDFVAGFTGLSRMRVDGTDFSESFEVMKKAVDFVRNERKPLVVCAKTVLIGHHTSGVRREFYRDEEDLTKHRAKDPGEILRKQLLESGADEELLKQITKKARLEAEEAFERAQNAEDPKPETVATHIFAPTPITEESGTREPAGGEKIVMVDAAIHAIQELMWKHPEALLYGQDVGERIGGVFRETVTLGKKFGSKRVFNTAIQEAYIIGSTTGMSAVGLKPIVEVQFADYIYPGINQLITEISKSNYLSNGKFPVSNIIRVPIGAYGGGGPYHSGSVESILANIKGIKIAYPSNAADFKGLLKAAYYDPNPVIMLEHKGLYWSKVPGTEDAKTIEPAEDYILPFGKGKIIIEADQNEISKGTTLLVVTYGMGVYWAKEAAKNFNGKIEVIDLRTLIPLDEELVFERVKAHGKCIVLTEEQLNNSFAEAFAHRISKNCFKYLDAPVEAMGSLDLPAVPINLILEKEMLPNAEKLTKKIEEMLKH encoded by the coding sequence ATGGAAAATACACTTCACGAAAAAGTCTCTCAGGATATTTTATTAAAAGCCTACAACCACATGATGCTTGCAAAAGCAATGGCGGATATATATGAAGAAAACAGAAATATCTGTAAGTATGTACATAGTACCTCAAGAGGACACGAGGCTATTCAGCTGGCAACAGCCTATCAGCTAAAAAAAGAAGACTGGGTATCTCCTTACTACAGAGACGAAAGTTTACTTCTTGGTATTGGTTTTCAGCCTTACGATTTGATGCTTCAGTTATTAGCAAAAGCTGACGATCCATTTTCTGGAGGCAGATCTTACTACTCTCACCCTTCGAGTAGAAATGAAAGCATGCCGAAGATTATACACCAGAGTTCCGCAACCGGAATGCAGACCATTCCCACCACTGGAGTTGCACAAGGAATAAAATACATTCAAGATTTCGATTTACAGCATTTTGAAAACAATCCTGTTGTTGTATGCAGTCTTGGTGACAATTCTGTAACTGAAGGTGAGGTAAGTGAAGCTTTACAGTTCGCAGCGCTGCATCAGCTTCCTATCATATTTTTGGTTCAAGACAATGATTGGGGAATTTCTGTAACCAAGGAAGAAGCAAGAACTTGTGATGCATATGATTTTGTGGCTGGATTTACCGGCTTAAGCAGAATGAGAGTGGACGGAACTGATTTTTCAGAGAGTTTCGAAGTAATGAAAAAAGCTGTGGATTTTGTAAGAAACGAAAGAAAACCTTTAGTAGTCTGCGCAAAAACTGTACTTATCGGCCACCATACTTCAGGAGTGAGAAGAGAATTCTATAGAGACGAAGAAGATTTAACAAAACATAGAGCAAAAGATCCGGGAGAAATCCTGAGAAAACAATTATTAGAGTCCGGGGCTGATGAAGAGCTATTAAAGCAGATTACAAAGAAAGCCAGATTAGAAGCTGAAGAGGCTTTTGAAAGAGCTCAAAATGCTGAAGATCCTAAACCTGAAACAGTAGCAACTCATATTTTTGCACCTACTCCTATTACAGAGGAATCGGGAACACGCGAACCTGCCGGAGGAGAAAAAATCGTAATGGTAGATGCTGCGATCCATGCTATTCAGGAACTTATGTGGAAGCATCCTGAAGCTTTACTTTACGGGCAGGATGTAGGAGAGAGAATCGGAGGGGTTTTCCGTGAAACAGTAACTTTAGGTAAGAAATTCGGAAGCAAAAGAGTTTTCAACACAGCGATTCAAGAAGCTTATATTATTGGTTCTACAACCGGTATGAGCGCAGTGGGATTAAAACCTATCGTTGAAGTTCAGTTTGCAGATTACATCTATCCGGGAATCAACCAGCTGATCACCGAAATTTCTAAATCTAATTATCTAAGCAACGGCAAATTCCCTGTCAGCAATATTATCCGTGTTCCCATCGGAGCTTACGGCGGCGGCGGACCTTACCACAGCGGAAGTGTTGAAAGTATTTTAGCCAATATTAAAGGTATCAAAATAGCTTACCCAAGTAACGCAGCAGATTTCAAAGGTTTATTAAAAGCAGCGTATTACGACCCAAATCCGGTTATAATGCTGGAGCACAAAGGATTGTACTGGAGCAAGGTTCCGGGAACTGAAGACGCTAAAACAATAGAACCTGCAGAAGATTATATTTTGCCATTTGGGAAAGGAAAAATAATCATCGAAGCAGATCAAAATGAAATTTCAAAAGGAACAACCCTATTAGTTGTAACTTATGGAATGGGAGTTTACTGGGCTAAAGAAGCTGCTAAAAACTTTAACGGAAAAATTGAGGTTATCGACTTAAGAACATTAATTCCTTTAGATGAAGAGCTTGTTTTCGAAAGAGTAAAAGCTCACGGAAAATGTATTGTGTTAACAGAAGAGCAGCTTAATAATTCTTTTGCAGAGGCTTTTGCACACCGTATCTCTAAAAACTGTTTCAAATATCTGGATGCTCCGGTAGAAGCAATGGGATCGCTGGATCTTCCTGCTGTTCCAATCAATTTAATACTGGAAAAAGAAATGCTTCCAAATGCAGAAAAACTGACTAAAAAGATAGAGGAAATGCTGAAACATTAA
- a CDS encoding S8 family peptidase: MKKHLLLVSTLAITLMSAQNNEGLKREFERQNKENNEKFDSYVSKRYGANKSPEVLKEIEEQRANLAGFSGNVPNFYKVDDQNQIYNNNVDALTTAGGVTGLTGAFKGENIKYTIFDGGRIYAAHTAFNNAAGRIVNQEAATNAYSAHSTGVASIIAAKSSPLTATSNGVAISGNAIGVALNSTMDSYRFATTTLPGGTSTSTVFQKILIAQPKISNHSYGVNAAWDYKTTADGYPADGWYWGGNYISGNNYDLMGTYYTNDQSYDAIVYNNPTYTIVKSAGNYFGFGPGYAGSPTTSYYYNGTGFTAYPDGTAPAANCAQGFDCIGYGSLAKNIIVVGATDIITTNNSRYTAPSDVVRSDYSSAGPRDDGGIKPDIASPGTNIWMASTAEDTTGSISWQINSGTSMAAPQVAGIIGLWMQIYKSLFNNAELNAAASKTLMVHSASEAGTVGPDPWYGWGYINAKKGAELLVGKSNNSVLFNDETLTSGTPNKKVVKASGTEPLKVTISWIDPEYVINSSSWAVLYNYRVSRLINDLDLRIIDTVTNEVYTPWKLNATSPMTPATKGDNTVDNVEQVVIDAPVAGRNYRIEISNKGTLKNNAGANAPQNYSIIATGYNELVLGTSEISKASGIIIAPTITKDIVKVLKASKRSTFNIYDLTGKKLQSGVINSDEVSVDLSSYTKGIYIVEVKTEKETISKKVIKE, from the coding sequence ATGAAGAAACATTTACTTTTGGTCAGCACATTAGCTATTACGTTAATGAGTGCGCAAAACAATGAAGGCTTAAAAAGAGAATTTGAAAGACAAAACAAAGAGAATAATGAAAAATTTGACTCGTATGTTTCTAAACGTTACGGAGCCAATAAATCTCCTGAGGTTTTAAAAGAGATTGAAGAGCAGAGGGCAAATCTAGCCGGTTTCAGTGGTAATGTTCCTAATTTTTATAAAGTTGATGATCAAAATCAAATTTACAATAATAACGTAGATGCATTAACAACTGCTGGAGGTGTTACTGGGCTTACAGGAGCTTTTAAAGGTGAAAATATTAAATACACAATATTTGACGGTGGAAGAATATATGCCGCACACACAGCCTTTAACAACGCTGCAGGGAGAATAGTAAACCAAGAAGCTGCAACGAACGCATACAGCGCTCACTCTACAGGTGTTGCAAGTATTATCGCCGCTAAATCATCACCTCTGACTGCTACAAGCAATGGAGTTGCCATTTCAGGAAACGCTATCGGGGTTGCTTTAAACTCTACAATGGATTCTTATAGATTTGCAACTACTACCCTGCCTGGCGGTACAAGTACAAGTACTGTATTTCAGAAAATTTTAATCGCTCAGCCTAAAATTTCAAACCACTCTTATGGGGTAAATGCTGCTTGGGATTACAAAACTACCGCTGACGGATATCCGGCTGACGGATGGTACTGGGGCGGAAATTATATTTCTGGAAATAATTATGATTTAATGGGTACATATTATACAAATGATCAGAGTTATGATGCCATTGTATATAATAACCCAACCTATACCATTGTAAAGTCTGCCGGAAACTATTTTGGATTTGGACCTGGATATGCAGGATCTCCAACTACATCATATTATTATAACGGTACAGGTTTTACGGCCTATCCAGATGGCACTGCACCTGCTGCTAACTGCGCACAAGGCTTTGACTGTATCGGATATGGATCATTAGCAAAAAACATTATTGTTGTAGGTGCTACTGATATTATCACGACTAACAATTCTAGATATACTGCACCTTCAGATGTAGTAAGGTCAGACTATAGCAGTGCAGGACCAAGAGACGACGGTGGTATTAAGCCAGATATCGCTTCTCCAGGTACTAACATATGGATGGCTTCAACTGCAGAAGATACAACAGGAAGTATATCTTGGCAAATAAACAGCGGAACATCAATGGCTGCACCTCAAGTTGCTGGGATAATAGGACTATGGATGCAGATATATAAATCGTTATTCAATAACGCGGAGTTAAATGCTGCAGCCTCAAAAACATTAATGGTACATTCAGCATCTGAAGCTGGAACTGTAGGTCCAGATCCATGGTACGGTTGGGGGTATATCAATGCTAAAAAAGGAGCTGAATTATTGGTTGGAAAATCAAATAATTCTGTATTATTCAATGATGAAACTTTAACAAGCGGAACTCCAAACAAAAAAGTAGTCAAAGCTTCCGGAACTGAACCTTTAAAAGTAACCATTTCTTGGATAGATCCTGAATACGTTATTAATTCTAGCTCTTGGGCTGTTTTATATAACTACAGAGTATCAAGATTAATCAATGATTTAGATTTAAGAATCATTGATACCGTTACTAATGAAGTTTATACTCCATGGAAGTTAAACGCAACAAGCCCAATGACTCCCGCAACGAAAGGAGACAACACGGTAGATAACGTAGAGCAGGTAGTAATTGACGCTCCCGTTGCCGGCAGAAATTATAGAATTGAAATTTCTAATAAAGGAACTTTAAAAAATAATGCTGGTGCTAATGCTCCTCAAAACTATTCTATTATCGCTACAGGTTATAATGAATTAGTATTAGGAACTAGTGAAATCAGTAAAGCCAGCGGTATTATCATTGCTCCAACAATTACTAAAGACATTGTTAAAGTATTGAAAGCTTCTAAGAGATCTACTTTCAATATTTATGATCTTACCGGTAAAAAATTACAAAGCGGAGTCATTAACAGTGATGAAGTAAGCGTAGATTTATCTTCTTACACTAAAGGGATTTATATCGTTGAAGTAAAAACCGAAAAAGAAACCATTTCTAAGAAAGTTATTAAAGAATAA
- the dnaE gene encoding DNA polymerase III subunit alpha: MYLVFDTETTGLPKNFNAPLSDSDNWPRMVQIAWQLHDDNGELIENQDYIIKPEGFDIPFNAARIHGITTKIANEEGRDLQEILEEFSKVLERVRVVSGHNVEFDYNIVGAEFFRKNLNNNLQEKPKADTMILGTNYCQLGGGRGGRFKPPKLEELYEKLYGNKFDEAHNAAADVNATAQVFFEMMRIGIVPADILKVSEDQLEYFKSLHPNPIRPFGIVIRRQVADFNNKKKQNDFGSIDEIDLGKYFNFNSHSVFSTLAATSSISDLIKRASDDNFPAVGMVDLGNMMGAFKFVSAVESANSDRSKKHKEYLSKKQEAEEKGEDFNEEEPVSEPLVPVVGCEFYISDRYEQKQFTKDDPDRRTNVVLLAKDFNGYKNLAKLSSIGFLKGFYFGVPRISRELIAEYKEGLIALTSGISGNIPDAILNTGEQKGEELFKWWKDTFEDDFYVQLQNHKLPEEEHLNEVLLYFADKYNVKILAQNETYYTNKDDSNIQDIISCIKDGEKLSTPVGKGFGKRRGLATGEYYIKNSHEIKEAFLAYPDAFDAYEEFFAKFSPYTLKRDVLLPKFDIPQEFINAEDDADGGKRGEMAYLTHLTYEGARKRYDNNITEEIKERLDFELDVIANTGYPGYFLIVQDFCNEARNMGVWVGPGRGSAAGSAVAYCIGITNVDPIKYDLLFERFLNPERVSMPDIDIDFDDEGRDRVIKWVIEKYGQSQVAQIITYSVLGGKSAIKDAGRVLDLSIPETNNIAKLIPPTPGMNIAKALAKYDKLRPEDQMLVDEMRMILGNSEDPRFDVLGSAKKMEGCIRNTGIHACGVIITPEDVSNLVPVTIAAKDADILVSQFDNSVAESAGLLKMDFLGLRTLTIIKDAVKLVKQRHNVDIDPDTIPLDDTKTYQLFKEGRTVGIFQYESPGMQKYMRELKPTVFADLIAMNALYRPGPIKYIPNFINRKHGIEEIVYDLDETEEYLKETYGITVYQEQVMLLSQKLANFTKGEADTLRKAMGKKQIDVLNKMYPKFIEGGTKNNLNEEKLNKIWNDWKAFAEYAFNKSHSTCYALIAYHTAYLKANYPAEYMASVMSNNINNTPQITMFMEDCKSIGVDVLGPDVNESQYKFSVNEKGQIRFGLGAIKGIGEGPSEAITKERQNGRFKNIYDLFERINPSQMNKRVAESLVVAGAFDELDKFHRGQYFDIDPSGKTNLERLLRYGQSFQESKNEVENSLFADFAEEIQIEQPKLAPCPEWPNMHTLNKEKEIIGFYLSAHPLDDFKYQFQFMQGQLSKKIVLEKEEGEKLAVVDEVPILETDSSDETADILEVVTDDLLTGEEELIEEVTKKAEPRGTFGFLNLDEVDAYKEQAFAVKPGELFEEKEKKDWKQIQKEKENGGGGKEYTVAGLITEYRVQDGFKSGEKVAFLTLEDYSGSYSFRLGDRDYMRLKEKLEVQRFVILKIKFAQVKDGRVFVNVNEVIELQEAFERFAKSISLVMDIMDFRKEDLEFFRNVLDKNKGDQKFKFYIKNIEDDSHIELQSMKYSVDLNGDLIKEIQLLNKYEFYLN, from the coding sequence ATGTATTTAGTTTTTGACACAGAAACCACAGGGTTACCAAAAAATTTCAATGCCCCACTTTCAGATTCGGATAACTGGCCAAGAATGGTACAGATTGCATGGCAGTTACATGATGATAATGGGGAGTTAATTGAAAACCAGGATTATATAATCAAACCGGAAGGGTTTGATATACCGTTTAATGCCGCGAGAATTCACGGGATAACAACAAAAATTGCTAATGAAGAAGGACGTGATCTTCAAGAGATTTTAGAAGAATTTTCTAAAGTACTGGAGAGAGTAAGGGTTGTTTCCGGACACAATGTAGAGTTTGACTATAATATTGTAGGAGCTGAATTTTTTAGAAAAAATTTAAATAATAATCTTCAGGAAAAGCCTAAGGCCGACACCATGATCTTAGGAACAAATTACTGCCAGCTTGGAGGGGGAAGAGGAGGAAGATTTAAACCTCCTAAACTTGAAGAATTATACGAAAAACTTTACGGAAACAAGTTTGATGAAGCCCATAATGCGGCTGCCGATGTAAATGCTACAGCTCAGGTTTTCTTTGAAATGATGAGGATAGGAATAGTTCCTGCCGATATTTTGAAAGTTTCTGAAGATCAGCTGGAGTATTTTAAATCACTTCATCCCAATCCGATAAGACCTTTCGGGATTGTTATTAGAAGACAGGTTGCTGATTTTAATAATAAGAAAAAGCAGAATGATTTTGGAAGTATTGATGAAATAGATCTAGGGAAATACTTTAATTTTAACAGCCATAGTGTTTTTTCTACATTAGCGGCTACATCAAGTATTTCTGATCTTATCAAAAGAGCTTCTGATGATAATTTTCCAGCCGTCGGAATGGTGGATCTGGGAAATATGATGGGAGCTTTTAAATTTGTATCAGCTGTTGAGTCTGCAAATTCTGACAGATCCAAAAAACATAAAGAATATCTCTCCAAAAAACAGGAAGCTGAAGAAAAAGGAGAAGATTTCAATGAAGAAGAACCTGTTTCAGAACCGCTGGTTCCTGTTGTAGGCTGTGAATTTTATATTTCAGACCGTTATGAGCAGAAGCAGTTTACTAAAGATGATCCTGACAGAAGGACGAATGTAGTGCTTTTGGCGAAAGACTTTAACGGATATAAAAATTTAGCTAAACTTTCGAGTATCGGGTTTTTAAAAGGTTTTTATTTTGGAGTTCCAAGGATCAGCCGGGAGCTGATTGCTGAATATAAGGAAGGATTAATCGCATTGACCTCTGGTATCTCGGGAAATATTCCCGATGCAATTTTAAATACCGGGGAACAGAAAGGAGAGGAGCTTTTCAAATGGTGGAAAGATACTTTTGAAGATGATTTCTATGTGCAGCTTCAAAATCATAAACTGCCTGAAGAAGAGCATTTGAATGAAGTGTTATTATATTTTGCAGATAAATATAATGTAAAGATTTTAGCGCAAAATGAAACTTATTATACGAATAAAGACGATTCTAATATTCAGGATATCATAAGCTGTATAAAAGACGGGGAGAAACTCTCAACACCAGTCGGTAAGGGGTTTGGTAAAAGAAGAGGATTAGCAACTGGTGAATATTATATTAAAAACAGTCATGAAATAAAAGAGGCATTCCTGGCTTACCCGGATGCTTTTGATGCTTATGAAGAGTTCTTTGCAAAATTCAGCCCCTATACTTTAAAAAGAGATGTTCTTCTTCCTAAGTTTGATATTCCGCAGGAGTTCATCAATGCTGAAGATGATGCAGATGGAGGGAAGAGAGGGGAAATGGCTTATCTGACTCATTTAACCTATGAAGGAGCTAGAAAAAGATATGATAATAACATCACCGAAGAAATAAAAGAACGTCTTGATTTTGAATTAGACGTTATCGCCAATACAGGGTATCCTGGTTACTTCCTGATTGTACAGGATTTTTGTAACGAAGCCCGGAATATGGGAGTCTGGGTAGGTCCTGGAAGGGGTTCCGCAGCAGGTTCTGCAGTAGCATATTGTATTGGGATTACCAATGTAGACCCTATTAAATATGATCTCCTTTTTGAGAGATTCTTGAATCCAGAAAGGGTTTCGATGCCCGATATTGATATTGACTTTGATGATGAAGGGCGTGACAGGGTTATCAAATGGGTAATTGAAAAATATGGACAGAGCCAGGTAGCTCAGATTATTACGTATTCAGTTCTGGGTGGAAAATCAGCAATAAAAGATGCAGGAAGAGTATTGGATCTTTCAATTCCTGAAACCAACAATATTGCGAAACTGATTCCTCCAACACCAGGGATGAATATTGCAAAGGCTCTTGCTAAATATGATAAACTGAGGCCGGAAGACCAGATGCTGGTTGATGAGATGAGAATGATCCTAGGGAATTCTGAGGATCCTCGTTTTGATGTACTTGGAAGTGCAAAAAAAATGGAAGGATGTATCAGAAATACCGGAATTCATGCCTGCGGAGTTATTATCACGCCGGAAGATGTAAGTAATCTTGTTCCCGTGACTATTGCAGCGAAAGATGCTGATATCTTAGTCTCTCAGTTCGATAACTCTGTTGCTGAAAGTGCAGGACTTCTGAAAATGGACTTTTTAGGTCTTAGGACTTTAACAATTATAAAAGATGCCGTAAAGCTGGTGAAGCAGAGACATAACGTTGATATTGATCCGGATACCATTCCGCTTGATGATACAAAAACATACCAGCTGTTTAAAGAAGGGAGAACGGTAGGTATTTTCCAGTATGAAAGTCCTGGGATGCAGAAATATATGAGGGAGCTAAAACCCACAGTTTTTGCCGATCTTATTGCCATGAACGCATTGTACCGTCCGGGTCCTATTAAATATATTCCAAACTTTATTAATAGAAAGCATGGGATTGAAGAAATTGTTTACGATTTAGATGAAACGGAAGAATATTTAAAGGAAACATACGGAATTACCGTTTATCAGGAACAGGTAATGCTTCTATCACAGAAGCTGGCCAATTTCACAAAAGGTGAAGCGGATACCCTGAGAAAAGCAATGGGTAAAAAACAGATTGATGTTTTGAATAAGATGTATCCAAAGTTCATCGAAGGAGGAACGAAAAATAATCTGAACGAAGAAAAGCTTAATAAAATATGGAATGACTGGAAGGCGTTTGCAGAATATGCATTTAACAAATCCCACTCCACCTGTTATGCTTTAATTGCTTATCATACAGCTTATCTGAAGGCGAATTACCCTGCAGAATATATGGCAAGTGTGATGAGTAACAACATCAATAATACACCTCAGATTACGATGTTTATGGAAGACTGTAAAAGTATTGGTGTGGATGTTTTAGGACCGGATGTTAATGAATCTCAATATAAATTTTCAGTAAACGAAAAAGGTCAGATCCGTTTTGGTCTGGGAGCGATTAAAGGAATCGGGGAAGGTCCGAGTGAAGCAATAACCAAGGAAAGACAAAATGGAAGGTTCAAGAATATTTATGATTTGTTTGAACGCATCAATCCTTCCCAGATGAATAAAAGAGTGGCAGAAAGTTTAGTCGTGGCGGGTGCTTTTGATGAACTCGATAAATTCCACCGGGGCCAGTATTTTGATATCGATCCTTCCGGAAAGACAAATTTAGAAAGGCTTTTAAGATATGGACAGAGTTTCCAGGAAAGTAAAAATGAAGTAGAAAATTCTCTTTTTGCAGACTTTGCAGAGGAAATCCAAATAGAACAGCCCAAATTAGCACCATGCCCTGAGTGGCCGAATATGCATACGCTTAACAAAGAAAAAGAGATCATTGGTTTCTATCTTTCTGCTCATCCGCTTGATGATTTTAAGTATCAGTTCCAGTTTATGCAGGGGCAGCTTTCCAAAAAAATAGTTTTAGAAAAAGAAGAAGGAGAAAAGCTGGCTGTAGTAGATGAAGTTCCAATTCTTGAGACAGATTCTTCGGATGAAACCGCAGATATTTTGGAAGTGGTTACGGATGATCTGCTGACAGGAGAAGAAGAGTTAATCGAAGAAGTGACTAAGAAAGCTGAACCGAGAGGTACTTTTGGTTTTTTAAATCTTGATGAGGTAGATGCTTATAAAGAGCAGGCTTTCGCAGTAAAACCAGGAGAATTGTTTGAAGAAAAAGAAAAAAAGGACTGGAAGCAGATCCAGAAAGAAAAGGAGAATGGCGGCGGCGGAAAAGAATATACTGTAGCAGGCTTAATTACGGAATATAGAGTTCAGGACGGATTTAAAAGCGGTGAAAAAGTAGCTTTCCTTACTTTGGAGGATTATTCAGGTTCTTATTCTTTCAGATTGGGAGACAGGGATTATATGAGGCTGAAGGAAAAGCTTGAAGTACAGCGTTTCGTTATTTTAAAAATAAAATTTGCGCAGGTAAAAGACGGACGTGTTTTTGTGAATGTAAATGAAGTTATAGAACTTCAGGAAGCATTTGAAAGATTTGCTAAAAGTATTTCTTTAGTGATGGATATTATGGATTTTAGAAAAGAAGATTTAGAATTTTTCAGAAATGTTCTTGATAAAAATAAGGGCGATCAGAAGTTTAAATTCTATATTAAAAATATTGAAGATGACTCTCATATTGAACTTCAGTCTATGAAATATTCAGTAGACTTGAATGGTGATTTAATTAAAGAAATTCAGCTGCTTAATAAGTACGAATTTTATCTAAATTAA